The genomic DNA TACTTCTTGTCTCTTCGGGTTACGCGGCCCGCCTGCAGTAAATGGTTTTGCAGTACTTGGTTTCTTTTGGTTTCCGTTTTGATTTTTAATCTGGTTATAAATGCTTGAAATGATCCCGATGACAATGGCGATAATAATTGTTTCCATTAGAGGCTTCCTACCTCCCTTCCTAAGAATTGGGTATACCTCCTACTCATTTTTGTTGCTGTCTTTTTTATCGCCTGTCATTTTTCCGATCGAATCTCTCATTTCTGTATCGGCTGATATATTTCGAATATTCATATAATCCATTACACCAATATTCCCTTGACGAAGTGCTTCTGCCATGGCAAGAGGTACGGTGGCTTCCGCTTCCACAACTTTTGCTCTCATTTCTTGAACACGGGCTTTCATTTCTTGTTCCTGAGCAACTGCCATCGCCCTGCGCTCTTCAGCTTTTGCCTGGGCAATTTTTTTATCAGCTTCCGCCTGGTCCGTCTGCAGCATTGCCCCGATATTTTTCCCGATATCCACATCGGCAATATCAATTGAAAGAATCTCAAAAGCAGTGCCCGCATCAAGTCCTTTTGTAAGAACAGTTTGCGATATCATATCGGGATTTTCCAGCACTTTTTTATGATTATCAGATGAACCGATCGTGGAAACGATGCCTTCACCAACACGGGCAATGACCGTTTCTTCTCCAGCACCCCCTACTAATCTATCGATATTTGCTCTAACCGTAATTCTTGCTTTAGCCTTTACTTCAATTCCATCCATAGCCACCCCGGCAATAAAAGGAGTTTCAATCACTTTTGGATTAACGCTCATTTGTACAGCCTCAAGTACATCACGGCCAGCCAAATCAATCGCTGCGGCTCTTTCAAAGGTTAATTCGATGTTGGCGCGCTGAGCAGCAATTAATGCATTTACGACTCTGTCGACATTTCCGCCTGCCAGATAGTGGCTTTCAAGCTGATTTGTTGTTACATTTAAACCGGCTTTATGTGCTTTAATTAACGGATTTATTACCCTATTTGGGATAACACGGCGAAGCCTCATCCCAATAAGCGTAAAAATACCGACACGGACTCCGGCAGCCAGTGCGGAAACCCAGAGCATAACCGGAACAAATGTTAACAGAACGGCAAGTAAAATAATCCCTAGCGCAACCAGAACAAGTATAATAGCTGTTCCTGAAGTAATCATTTGAGTTCCTCCTTGTTAATGATTATTATTTGAGTCGGGAATTTCCCTGACAATGACTCTTGGACCTTCTGCTTTAACCACTCTTACTCTTGCATTTTTCTGAATAAAACTGCCCTCGCTGACAACATCTATCCGTTCATCATTAATCACAACCG from Bacillus methanolicus MGA3 includes the following:
- the floA gene encoding flotillin-like protein FloA (flotillin-like protein involved in membrane lipid rafts) codes for the protein MITSGTAIILVLVALGIILLAVLLTFVPVMLWVSALAAGVRVGIFTLIGMRLRRVIPNRVINPLIKAHKAGLNVTTNQLESHYLAGGNVDRVVNALIAAQRANIELTFERAAAIDLAGRDVLEAVQMSVNPKVIETPFIAGVAMDGIEVKAKARITVRANIDRLVGGAGEETVIARVGEGIVSTIGSSDNHKKVLENPDMISQTVLTKGLDAGTAFEILSIDIADVDIGKNIGAMLQTDQAEADKKIAQAKAEERRAMAVAQEQEMKARVQEMRAKVVEAEATVPLAMAEALRQGNIGVMDYMNIRNISADTEMRDSIGKMTGDKKDSNKNE